Proteins encoded within one genomic window of Camelina sativa cultivar DH55 chromosome 19, Cs, whole genome shotgun sequence:
- the LOC104767694 gene encoding zinc finger CCCH domain-containing protein 55-like: MDPGDPTSILFTKIRTLEPDFASKIIGYLLLQDLGNRDLMRLALGPDTFLQSVCLKAKSALGLSSSSNGSSSSSASSPLNPISRPINIHRHSLSQSSTGNGFMEFSRNPLSPSYTTPGSLGSNPNMNSSPFQASSSLFASDGGAVAVAAGDSTGNGDLLDEQQLGNYLSFLNESSSKNKDESVDPFGFSSDNGGDAHLHKRSFSASDACFGSEEPGFGGGGYNRFQPGGLGDDFDSPGGFGSPDYVSRQQEEMMRMKMAQRQRMAAAQYLAASGSPMSYEKGLSLLLHQRNAHRSGAGQFGEEGYWYGSPGRHERDESMGMGDKSNSASKQIYLTFPADSSFTDEDVSNYFGNFGPVQDVRIPYQQKRMFGFVTFVHSETVRIILARGNPHFICDSRVLVKPYKEKGRILEKRQQQQMLQQMERGNYSPGSSPSGMDSRDLFDCHLAPRMFSNTQEMMRRKAEQAADLQQALEFQRKRFLNLQLPDMDSESFLHHQRGLVIGSPVHFASRGNQSLLFRSENTSEEVIEGNGDSGHFQSEA; this comes from the exons ATGGATCCGGGAGATCCTACTTCGATACTTTTCACAAAGATCAGAACTTTAGAACCCGATTTCGCATCCAAAATCATTGGTTACTTGCTTTTACAAGACTTGGGTAATAGAGATTTGATGCGTTTGGCTCTTGGACCCGACACTTTCTTACAGTCCGTTTGTCTCAAAGCTAAATCTGCTTTaggtctttcttcttcttctaatggatcttcttcttcctctgcttcgtCCCCATTGAACCCTATCTCCAGGCCCATTAACATCCACCGTCACTCCTTGTCTCAGTCTTCAACCGGAAACGGGTTTATGGAGTTTTCTAGAAACCCTCTGTCTCCTTCTTACACCACCCCTGGCTCACTCGGAAGTAACCCTAACATGAATTCGAGTCCGTTTCAAGCAAGTTCGTCTCTTTTTGCTTCAGATGGTGgtgctgttgctgttgctgctggTGACTCTACTGGAAACGGCGATTTACTCGATGAGCAGCAACTAGGGAACTACTTGTCGTTTCTCAACGAGTCTTCTTCCAAGAACAAGGACGAATCTGTGGATCCGTTTGGTTTCTCGTCTGACAATGGTGGAGATGCGCATTTGCATAAGAGGAGTTTCTCAGCCAGTGATGCTTGCTTCGGCTCAGAGGAACCCGGATTTGGCGGCGGCGGTTACAACAGGTTCCAACCCGGTGGTTTGGGTGATGATTTTGATTCTCCTGGTGGTTTTGGCTCGCCGGATTACGTTTCTAGACAGCAAGaggagatgatgaggatgaagatggcTCAGAGGCAGCGAATGGCCGCTGCTCAGTACTTGGCGGCTTCTGGTTCTCCAATGTCGTATGAAAAAGGTCTCAGTTTGCTCTTGCATCAGCGTAATGCGCACAG ATCAGGAGCAGGACAATTTGGGGAAGAGGGTTACTGGTATGGTAGTCCAGGCCGGCATGAAAGGGATGAGTCTATGGGAATGGGAGATAAATCTAACTCTGCATCTAAACAGATTTACTTGACATTTCCAGCTGACAGCTCCTTCACAGATGAAGATGTTTCCAATTATTTCGG caATTTTGGACCAGTGCAAGATGTTAGGATCCCCTACCAGCAGAAACGAATGTTTGGGTTTGTCACTTTTGTCCACTCTGAAACTGTGAGAATCATATTGGCCAGAGGAAATCCTCATTTCATCTGTGACTCACGTGTGCTCGTCAAACCATACAAGGAGAAGGGAAGAATCCTTGAAAA AAGGCAGCAGCAACAAATGCTGCAGCAGATGGAGAGAGGAAACTATTCTCCTGGTTCAAGTCCATCTGGAATGGATTCCAGGGATCTCTTTGACTGTCACCTCG CACCAAGGATGTTTTCTAACACACAGGAGATGATGAGGAGAAAAGCTGAGCAGGCAGCTGACCTGCAACAAGCACTAGAATTTCAGAGGAAAAGATTTCTGAATCTGCAGTTGCCCGACATGGACAGTGAATCCTTTCTCCATCACCAGCGTG